Proteins encoded within one genomic window of Aquarana catesbeiana isolate 2022-GZ linkage group LG03, ASM4218655v1, whole genome shotgun sequence:
- the LOC141134124 gene encoding extracellular calcium-sensing receptor-like: MRFALEEINGSPDLLSNVTLGFVALDSCAALRKELEGTLWMLTGQAQPIPNYSCRERPHLAAVLGHTMSSSSILMAHVLGVYRFPQISHFSTSSLLSDRTQFPSFFRTVPSDTFQSKGLAQLILHFAWTWVGLVAFGNDYGQQGVQVVKKELLKAGACVAFTEFIVANSEDRNIPHVTRVINESTANVVLVFASDLFFVLLVEEMLKKNVNGKIFVASEAWSTSTILGVGKYSSLLVGSIGFAFYSSVIPGFKEFVTDIHPLPLKSPEKSLNQIFWEKTFGCRFLDQMSLTQSWNNSTKLCTGFENLSTVDNVYTDMSNLRGSFSIYTSVQVIAKALHDMSTCQKSKGPFYNRNCADIWDFKPWQLKHYIQNVHVKLKNGREVFFDKNGDLPAVYDIVNWQLGSDGIIKKVKVGSYDTSVTDGDTFTINISAITWPTEKEQMPKSICSESCSPGFRRVVRRGKPVCCFECVLCPYGEFSNRTDSDDCYKCPWNLWPNAKRTKCLPKKIEYLSYERQLGGSLSAAGVSSSLITIFILCLFFRHRHTPIVKANNYSLSCILLMSISLCFLCSLNFIGYPQTLTCLMRQAIFGMVFTVCISTVLAKTIMVVFAFMATKPNSRLRRWTSPKVSYVIIFMCSVMQLLLCVLWLTRDPPYFAYNIQTQPEIIIAECSEGSPSAFWSILGYLGLLSSVSFIVAFLARTLPDSFNEAKFITFSMLAFLSVWVSYIPATLSARGQYVVAMEVFAILSSSWALVICMFFPKCYIILFRPSMNSKEYLRGKDMQ, translated from the exons ATGAGGTTTGCGTTAGAGGAAATCAATGGAAGCCCAGATCTTCTCTCTAATGTCACTCTTGGATTTGTTGCTCTCGATTCTTGTGCTGCTTTACGGAAAGAGCTGGAAGGAACTTTGTGGATGTTAACGGGTCAGGCTCAACCGATACCTAATTATAGTTGCCGTGAAAGGCCACACCTGGCGGCTGTCCTTGGCCATACAATGTCTTCATCTTCTATTCTTATGGCTCATGTACTGGGAGTTTATAGGTTCCCACAG ATCAGTCATTTTTCTACAAGCTCCCTGTTGAGTGATCGCACTCAGTTTCCATCTTTCTTCAGGACTGTTCCTAGTGACACTTTCCAGTCAAAGGGTCTAGCACAGCTCATCCTACATTTTGCATGGACGTGGGTGGGGTTGGTTGCTTTCGGTAATGACTATGGTCAGCAAGGTGTTCAAGTGGTCAAGAAGGAGCTCCTCAAAGCTGGAGCTTGTGTGGCCTTCACAGAGTTCATTGTTGCCAACAGTGAAGACAGAAATATACCTCATGTCACTAGGGTTATAAATGAGTCGACTGCCAATGTTGTGCTCGTGTTTGCTAGTGATCTCTTCTTTGTACTCCTTGTGGAAGAAATGTTGAAGAAAAATGTAAATGGGAAGATTTTTGTGGCCAGTGAGGCTTGGTCTACCTCAACCATTTTAGGGGTGGGGAAATATTCTTCACTATTGGTGGGTTCTATTGGCTTTGCCTTCTACAGCTCTGTTATTCCTGGCTTTAAAGAATTTGTGACCGATATCCATCCTCTTCCTCTTAAAAGTCCAGAAAAAAGCCTGAACCAAATATTCTGGGAAAAAACTTTTGGATGCAGATTTTTGGACCAAATGAGTCTTACTCAGTCGTGGAACAATTCCACAAAGTTATGTACAGGATTTGAGAATCTCAGCACCGTAGACAATGTTTACACTGACATGTCCAATTTAAGAGGTTCTTTTAGCATCTACACTTCAGTTCAGGTTATTGCCAAAGCCCTCCATGACATGAGCACTTGTCAGAAAAGTAAAGGCCCTTTCTATAACAGGAATTGTGCAGACATTTGGGACTTCAAGCCATGGCAG CTTAAGCATTATATCCAGAATGTGCATGTTAAGCTTAAAAATGGAAGAGAGGTCTTCTTCGATAAAAACGGGGACCTTCCGGCAGTGTATGATATTGTGAACTGGCAGCTGGGATCGGATGGGATCATAAAGAAGGTCAAGGTGGGAAGCTACGACACATCAGTCACTGATGGAGACACCTTTACTATTAATATAAGCGCAATCACATGGCCTACAGAAAAAGAACAG ATGCCAAAGTCAATATGCAGTGAGAGTTGTTCTCCAGGTTTCCGAAGAGTTGTTAGACGAGGGAAACCTGTATGTTGCTTTGAGTGTGTCCTGTGTCCCTATGGAGAATTTTCTAATCGAACAG ATTCAGATGACTGTTACAAATGTCCGTGGAATCTCTGGCCTAATGCTAAAAGGACCAAATGCCTTCCAAAGAAAATTGAGTATCTTTCCTATGAAAGACAATTAGGTGGCTCCTTGAGTGCTGCAGGAGTCTCTTCATCCTTGATCACAATTTTTATCTTGTGCCTGTTCTTTCGCCACAGACATACACCCATTGTTAAAGCCAACAACTACTCTTTAAGTTGCATTCTTCTTATGTCTATATCCCTGTGCTTTCTCTGCTCCTTAAATTTTATTGGATACCCCCAAACTCTTACATGTCTGATGAGGCAGGCAATATTTGGTATGGTTTTCACAGTCTGCATTTCTACAGTCTTGGCAAAAACCATCATGGTTGTCTTTGCCTTCATGGCCACCAAGCCTAATAGCAGACTCAGGAGATGGACAAGTCCAAAGGTATCCTATGTGATCATTTTTATGTGCTCTGTTATGCAATTATTGTTATGTGTTTTGTGGTTGACCCGGGATCCTCCATATTTTGCATACAATATACAAACCCAACCAGAAATCATTATAGCTGAGTGCAGCGAGGGTTCACCAAGTGCCTTTTGGTCTATATTGGGTTATCTTGGCTTGCTATCATCAGTCAGTTTTATTGTAGCCTTTCTCGCTCGCACACTTCCAGATAGCTTCAACGAGGCCAAGTTCATCACTTTCAGCATGCTGGCCTTCTTGAGTGTCTGGGTGTCCTACATCCCAGCTACTCTTAGTGCTCGTGGTCAATATGTAGTGGCCATGGAGGTCTTTGCTATCTTGTCATCTAGCTGGGCCCTGGTGATCTGTATGTTTTTTCCAAAATGCTATATCATATTGTTTAGGCCCAGCATGAACTCTAAGGAATATCTCAGGGGCAAAGACATGCAGTAA